The Enterobacter kobei genome has a segment encoding these proteins:
- the mutY gene encoding A/G-specific adenine glycosylase, whose amino-acid sequence MQASQFSAQVLDWYDKYGRKTLPWQIEKTPYKVWLSEVMLQQTQVATVIPYFERFMARFPTVTDLANAPLDEVLHLWTGLGYYARARNLHKAAQQVATRHNGKFPETFDEVADLPGVGRSTAGAILSLSLGKHFPILDGNVKRVLARCYAVDGWPGKKEVEKRLWEISEAVTPANGVERFNQAMMDLGAMVCTRSKPKCELCPLNTLCVAYANHSWSQYPGKKPKQTLPERTGYMLLMQHGDEVFLAQRPPSGLWGGLYCFPQFEGEDLLREWLKQRGIAADNLTQLTAFRHTFSHFHLDIVPMWLPVSSFASCMDEGTALWYNLAQPPSVGLAAPVERLLQQLRAGAMV is encoded by the coding sequence ATGCAAGCCTCTCAATTTTCAGCCCAGGTGCTGGACTGGTACGACAAATACGGGCGTAAAACCCTGCCCTGGCAAATTGAAAAAACGCCTTACAAAGTATGGCTCTCCGAAGTGATGTTGCAACAAACGCAGGTCGCCACGGTGATCCCATACTTTGAGCGTTTTATGGCACGCTTCCCGACGGTAACAGACCTGGCGAATGCCCCGCTGGACGAGGTATTGCACCTGTGGACAGGCCTGGGCTATTACGCCCGCGCGCGTAATCTGCACAAGGCCGCGCAGCAGGTCGCCACGCGCCACAACGGTAAATTCCCGGAAACCTTCGATGAAGTGGCAGATTTACCCGGCGTCGGGCGTTCAACGGCGGGAGCCATTCTCTCTCTCTCTTTGGGTAAGCATTTCCCGATCCTCGACGGCAACGTGAAGCGCGTGCTGGCACGTTGCTATGCCGTGGACGGCTGGCCCGGTAAAAAAGAGGTTGAGAAACGTCTGTGGGAGATCAGTGAAGCGGTTACCCCGGCCAACGGCGTCGAACGTTTTAACCAGGCGATGATGGATCTGGGTGCGATGGTTTGCACGCGCTCAAAACCCAAGTGCGAACTCTGCCCGCTCAATACTCTCTGCGTGGCCTACGCTAACCATTCGTGGTCGCAATACCCGGGGAAAAAACCGAAGCAGACGCTACCGGAGCGCACCGGTTACATGCTGCTGATGCAGCACGGCGACGAGGTGTTCCTGGCCCAGCGTCCACCGAGCGGCCTGTGGGGCGGTCTATATTGCTTCCCGCAGTTTGAAGGTGAAGATTTGCTGCGTGAATGGCTTAAACAGCGCGGTATTGCTGCCGATAACCTGACACAGCTGACCGCGTTTCGCCATACCTTCAGCCATTTCCACCTGGATATTGTGCCGATGTGGCTTCCCGTGTCCTCATTTGCCTCGTGCATGGATGAAGGCACCGCTCTCTGGTATAACTTAGCGCAACCGCCATCAGTCGGGCTGGCGGCTCCCGTGGAGCGCCTGTTACAGCAATTACGTGCCGGTGCAATGGTTTAG
- a CDS encoding oxidative damage protection protein: MARTIFCTFLQRDAEGQDFQLYPGDLGKRIYNEISKEAWGQWQKKQTMLINEKKLSMMNPEHRKLLEQEMVNFLFEGKDVHIEGYTPPEK, encoded by the coding sequence ATGGCCAGAACGATTTTTTGTACTTTCCTGCAGCGTGACGCTGAAGGCCAGGATTTCCAGCTTTATCCGGGTGATCTGGGTAAACGCATTTATAACGAGATCTCCAAAGAAGCCTGGGGACAGTGGCAGAAAAAGCAGACCATGCTGATTAACGAGAAAAAGCTCAGCATGATGAACCCGGAACACCGCAAGCTGCTGGAACAGGAGATGGTGAACTTCCTGTTTGAAGGCAAAGACGTGCATATCGAAGGCTATACGCCTCCAGAAAAATAA
- the mltC gene encoding membrane-bound lytic murein transglycosylase MltC: protein MKKLLALALVAPLLVSCSSKKGDDYNEAWIKDTNGFDILMGQFAHNIENIWGFNEVLIAGPKDYVKYTDAYLTRSHINFDEGTITIETIAGTDPAARLRQAIIKTLLMGDDPGSIDLYSDADDITISKEPFLYGQVVDQTGQPIRWEGRATKFADYLLQTRLKSRSNGLKIIYSVTINLVPNHLDKRAHKYLGMVRQASRKYGVDESLILAIMQTESSFNPYAVSRSDALGLMQVVQHSAGKDVFRAQGKSGTPSRSYLFDPQSNIDTGTAYLAMLNNVYLGGIDNPTSRRYAVITAYNGGAGSVLRVFSNDKVQAANIINSMAPGDVYSTLTTRHPSAESRRYLYKVNTAQKNYRRR from the coding sequence ATGAAAAAACTTTTAGCGCTAGCCCTTGTTGCGCCGTTGCTGGTCTCCTGTTCGTCAAAAAAAGGCGATGATTACAACGAAGCCTGGATCAAGGACACCAACGGTTTTGACATTTTGATGGGGCAGTTTGCCCACAACATCGAGAACATATGGGGATTTAACGAAGTTCTTATTGCCGGACCGAAGGACTACGTTAAGTACACCGACGCCTATCTGACCCGTAGCCACATCAACTTTGATGAGGGTACGATCACCATTGAAACCATCGCGGGTACTGACCCTGCGGCACGACTGCGTCAGGCGATTATCAAAACCCTGCTGATGGGTGACGACCCGGGATCTATCGATCTCTACTCCGATGCCGACGATATCACCATCTCGAAAGAGCCGTTCCTGTACGGTCAGGTTGTCGATCAAACCGGCCAGCCAATCCGCTGGGAAGGTCGCGCCACGAAATTTGCCGACTATCTGCTGCAGACGCGACTGAAGAGCCGCTCTAACGGCCTGAAGATAATTTATAGCGTCACCATCAACCTCGTGCCGAACCACCTCGACAAGCGTGCGCATAAGTATCTTGGCATGGTGCGTCAGGCATCACGTAAGTACGGCGTGGATGAGTCGCTGATCCTGGCGATTATGCAGACCGAATCGTCGTTCAACCCTTACGCAGTTAGCCGTTCCGACGCCCTGGGGCTGATGCAGGTAGTCCAGCACAGCGCCGGTAAGGACGTCTTCCGCGCGCAGGGCAAATCCGGCACGCCGAGCCGTAGCTATCTGTTCGATCCCCAGAGCAACATTGATACCGGCACGGCCTATCTGGCGATGCTGAACAATGTTTATCTCGGCGGCATCGATAACCCGACCTCACGCCGCTATGCCGTAATCACCGCCTATAACGGCGGCGCGGGCAGCGTGCTGCGCGTCTTCTCGAACGACAAAGTGCAGGCCGCAAACATCATCAACAGCATGGCGCCGGGGGATGTTTACTCAACCCTCACCACCCGCCACCCATCAGCGGAGTCCCGCCGCTATCTGTATAAGGTCAATACGGCGCAGAAGAACTATCGTCGTCGCTAA
- a CDS encoding nucleoside permease → MNLKLQLKILSFLQFCLWGSWLTTLGSYMFVTLKFDGASIGAVYSSLGIAAVFMPTLLGIVADKWLSAKWLYMLCHLVGAGTLFMAAEVTTPGAMFMVILLNSLAYMPTLGLINTISYYRLKSAGMDIVTDFPPIRIWGTIGFIMAMWGVSFAGFELSHMQLYIGAALSVLLAIFTLTLPTIPVSNQQKNQSWSTMLGLDAFALFKNKRMAIFFIFSMLLGAELQITNMFGNTFLHSFDNNPLFAGSFIVEHASVMMSISQISETLFILTIPFFLSRYGIKNVMLISIAAWMLRFGLFAYGDPSAFGTVLLVLSMIVYGCAFDFFNISGSVFVEKEVKPEIRASAQGMFLMMTNGFGCILGGVVSGKVVEMYTTNGITNWQPVWLIFAAYSLVLFFAFIALFKYKHVRVPNGAQPIAH, encoded by the coding sequence ATGAACCTTAAGCTGCAGCTTAAAATATTGTCGTTTCTGCAGTTCTGCCTGTGGGGTAGCTGGCTGACTACACTCGGCTCCTATATGTTTGTGACGCTCAAGTTCGATGGTGCGTCAATCGGTGCCGTCTACAGCTCGCTGGGTATCGCGGCGGTCTTCATGCCAACACTGCTCGGTATCGTGGCGGATAAATGGTTAAGTGCGAAATGGCTGTACATGCTTTGCCATCTGGTGGGCGCGGGGACGCTGTTTATGGCGGCCGAAGTGACCACGCCGGGGGCAATGTTTATGGTGATCCTGCTTAACTCGCTGGCCTATATGCCAACGCTTGGGCTGATCAACACCATCTCTTACTACCGCCTGAAATCTGCCGGGATGGATATCGTGACCGATTTCCCACCAATCCGTATCTGGGGCACCATCGGCTTTATCATGGCAATGTGGGGCGTGAGCTTCGCAGGCTTTGAACTGAGCCATATGCAGCTCTACATCGGTGCCGCGCTCTCCGTGCTGCTGGCGATCTTCACCCTGACGCTGCCAACCATTCCGGTTTCAAACCAGCAGAAAAACCAGAGCTGGAGCACCATGCTCGGTCTGGACGCGTTCGCGCTGTTTAAAAACAAACGGATGGCGATCTTCTTTATCTTCTCCATGCTGTTGGGCGCAGAGCTGCAGATCACCAACATGTTCGGCAACACCTTCCTGCACAGCTTCGATAACAATCCGCTGTTTGCCGGAAGCTTTATCGTTGAGCATGCGTCGGTGATGATGTCCATCTCTCAGATCTCTGAGACGCTGTTCATCCTGACCATCCCGTTCTTCCTGAGCCGCTACGGCATCAAGAACGTCATGCTGATCAGTATCGCGGCATGGATGTTGCGCTTTGGTCTGTTCGCCTACGGCGACCCGAGCGCATTCGGCACCGTACTGCTGGTGCTGTCGATGATTGTTTACGGCTGTGCCTTCGACTTCTTCAACATTTCCGGTTCCGTATTCGTGGAAAAAGAAGTGAAGCCTGAAATCCGCGCCAGCGCACAGGGCATGTTCCTGATGATGACCAACGGCTTCGGCTGTATTCTGGGCGGCGTGGTGAGCGGTAAAGTGGTAGAGATGTACACCACCAACGGCATCACCAACTGGCAGCCGGTGTGGCTGATCTTCGCCGCATACTCGCTGGTGCTGTTCTTCGCGTTCATCGCGCTGTTCAAGTACAAGCACGTGCGTGTGCCGAACGGTGCGCAGCCGATCGCGCATTGA
- the citG gene encoding triphosphoribosyl-dephospho-CoA synthase CitG, whose product MTGLLATKPRIADVPALAEAALWQELELTPKPGLVDKLNNGSHRDMDHALFARSIAAITPWFARFAELGNAHADKPADAQLRIIRPMGMACEQAMYAATNGVNTHKGGIFALGLLCFAAGRVNNLSADSLCCEVGNICRGLVSRELAARSGQATAGERQFQQHGLTGARGEAESGFATVRKALAQWNGRSLHSLLLRLMSVNQDSNLVSRGGMEGLRYVQDYARELLANGWDREALLKMDIALIERNLSPGGSADLLSVGWVLSGIK is encoded by the coding sequence ATGACTGGTTTGCTCGCGACTAAACCCCGCATTGCGGACGTGCCCGCGCTTGCCGAAGCGGCACTGTGGCAGGAGCTGGAGCTGACGCCCAAACCGGGGCTGGTGGACAAGCTCAATAACGGTTCCCACCGCGATATGGACCACGCGCTGTTTGCCCGCAGCATTGCGGCGATTACGCCGTGGTTTGCGCGCTTTGCTGAACTTGGTAACGCGCATGCGGATAAGCCCGCTGACGCACAGCTACGGATTATCCGCCCAATGGGGATGGCCTGCGAGCAGGCGATGTACGCCGCGACGAACGGCGTGAATACGCACAAAGGCGGGATTTTTGCCCTGGGTTTACTGTGCTTCGCCGCCGGACGTGTGAACAATCTTTCTGCGGACAGCCTCTGTTGTGAGGTGGGTAACATCTGCCGCGGGCTGGTGTCGCGAGAGTTGGCCGCGCGCAGCGGGCAGGCGACGGCGGGCGAGCGGCAGTTTCAGCAGCACGGCTTAACCGGCGCGCGCGGTGAGGCGGAAAGCGGCTTTGCCACGGTGCGTAAGGCGTTGGCACAGTGGAACGGACGGTCGCTTCACAGCCTGCTGTTACGCCTGATGTCAGTCAATCAGGACAGCAATCTGGTGTCGCGCGGTGGCATGGAAGGGCTGCGCTACGTTCAGGACTACGCGCGGGAATTGCTGGCTAACGGCTGGGACCGCGAAGCGTTGCTTAAAATGGATATCGCATTGATAGAACGCAATCTGAGTCCGGGCGGCAGCGCGGATTTGCTGTCGGTGGGGTGGGTGCTGTCTGGAATAAAATAG
- the citX gene encoding citrate lyase holo-[acyl-carrier protein] synthase yields MTVATPVRTGVSLDELLAAKERRAARQADMLEHYQQPVISLTLVTPGEIKDSLRYRNTMGVALQTCDQLLWENRWQVLDRQVLWLPTGPEALWCVAHPAAEIKAHCADLEQTHPLGRLWDLDVICPQHGHVGRQSLGANLRRCLICDEPAHACSRSRNHPVEQVVSRVEKMIDDWFARD; encoded by the coding sequence ATGACAGTAGCGACACCCGTGCGGACGGGTGTCAGCCTGGACGAACTGCTGGCGGCGAAAGAGCGCCGCGCAGCGCGTCAGGCTGACATGCTTGAGCACTATCAACAACCGGTGATTTCCCTCACGCTGGTCACGCCAGGGGAAATTAAAGACAGCCTGCGCTATCGCAACACCATGGGCGTAGCGCTCCAGACGTGCGACCAGCTGCTATGGGAGAACCGCTGGCAGGTGCTGGACCGTCAGGTGCTGTGGCTTCCGACCGGGCCCGAGGCCCTGTGGTGCGTGGCTCATCCGGCAGCGGAAATTAAAGCGCACTGCGCGGATCTGGAGCAGACGCACCCGCTCGGCAGGCTGTGGGATCTGGATGTTATCTGCCCTCAGCATGGCCACGTCGGGCGTCAGTCGCTGGGGGCAAATCTCAGACGCTGCCTGATCTGCGACGAACCTGCGCATGCCTGTTCCCGCTCGCGGAACCATCCCGTTGAGCAGGTGGTTTCCCGGGTGGAGAAGATGATTGATGACTGGTTTGCTCGCGACTAA
- the citF gene encoding citrate lyase subunit alpha encodes MNQTELLHMNFPHLRGLKPFDTAHSATPWLADADAKHSRKLCASVEEAVKRCGLQDGMTISFHHAFREGDRVINTVVALLARMGFKNLTLASSSLMTCNDALIEHIESGVITRIYTSGMRGRLADAISHGLMDEPVQIHSHGGRVKLLQDGELNIDVAFLGVPCSDEFGNANGTHGKSCCGSLGYAMVDAHFARKVVLLTEELVPFPNMPASLVQDQVDYIVQVESVGDPAKISVGAARVTSNPRELMIARYAADVIEHSGYFYPGFSMQTGSGAAATACTRFMEEKMERSGVKARFALGGITGSLVDLHEKGLIEKLLDTQCFDGQAAASLARNPNHVEISTNVYANPGSKAASCDQLDVVILSALEIDVDFNVNVITGSDGVMRGASGGHCDVAAAANLTIVVAPLLRSRIPTVVKRVTTRLTPGESIDVLVTDHGIAVNPARPEVRERLMAAGLKIVDINALYERAISLTGVPKPIEFTDKIVGVIRYRDGSVIDTVRQVKE; translated from the coding sequence ATGAACCAGACTGAACTTCTCCATATGAATTTCCCCCATCTGCGGGGCTTAAAACCGTTTGATACCGCCCACAGCGCGACGCCGTGGCTGGCGGATGCTGACGCGAAGCACAGCCGCAAACTCTGCGCCTCCGTTGAAGAGGCGGTGAAGCGCTGCGGCCTGCAGGACGGGATGACCATCTCTTTCCACCACGCGTTTCGCGAAGGCGACCGGGTGATCAACACCGTCGTGGCGCTGCTGGCGCGAATGGGTTTCAAAAACCTGACGCTGGCCTCCAGCTCGCTGATGACCTGCAATGACGCGCTGATCGAGCATATTGAAAGCGGCGTCATCACCCGCATTTACACCTCCGGAATGCGCGGCAGGCTGGCGGATGCAATCTCCCACGGGCTGATGGACGAGCCGGTGCAAATTCACTCCCACGGCGGGCGCGTGAAGCTCTTGCAGGACGGCGAGCTGAATATCGACGTGGCGTTTCTCGGCGTGCCGTGCAGCGATGAGTTTGGCAACGCCAACGGCACCCACGGTAAATCCTGCTGCGGCTCGCTGGGCTACGCCATGGTGGATGCGCACTTTGCCCGCAAGGTGGTGCTGCTGACCGAAGAACTGGTGCCGTTCCCCAATATGCCCGCCAGCCTGGTGCAGGACCAGGTGGACTACATCGTGCAGGTTGAGAGCGTCGGTGACCCGGCGAAAATCAGCGTTGGCGCGGCGCGCGTCACCAGCAACCCGCGCGAGCTGATGATCGCCCGCTATGCGGCGGACGTGATTGAACATTCCGGCTACTTTTACCCGGGCTTCTCAATGCAGACCGGCTCCGGCGCGGCGGCGACCGCCTGCACGCGTTTTATGGAAGAGAAAATGGAGCGCAGCGGCGTGAAGGCGCGCTTCGCGCTTGGCGGCATCACCGGCAGCCTGGTGGATTTGCACGAGAAGGGGCTCATCGAAAAGCTGCTCGACACCCAGTGCTTTGACGGCCAGGCGGCGGCGTCTCTGGCGCGCAACCCGAACCACGTGGAGATCTCCACCAATGTTTACGCCAACCCCGGCAGCAAGGCGGCAAGCTGCGACCAGCTCGACGTGGTGATCCTCAGCGCCCTCGAAATCGACGTTGATTTCAACGTCAACGTCATCACCGGCTCCGACGGCGTGATGCGCGGCGCGTCCGGCGGACACTGCGACGTGGCCGCTGCGGCGAACCTCACCATCGTCGTTGCGCCGCTGCTGCGCAGCCGCATTCCGACGGTCGTGAAGCGCGTTACCACGCGCCTCACGCCGGGTGAGAGCATCGACGTGCTGGTCACCGATCACGGCATTGCGGTTAACCCGGCGCGCCCGGAGGTACGTGAGCGGCTGATGGCTGCCGGGCTGAAGATTGTGGATATCAACGCGCTCTATGAACGGGCGATATCGCTGACGGGCGTACCAAAGCCGATTGAGTTTACCGACAAAATCGTCGGGGTGATCCGCTACCGCGACGGCAGCGTGATCGACACCGTGCGACAGGTGAAGGAGTGA
- the citE gene encoding citrate (pro-3S)-lyase subunit beta: protein MSKLRRSMLFLPGANAAMLSTAFIYRPDSIMFDLEDAVALREKDTARMLVFHALQHPMYQDIETVVRINPLSTPFGLLDLEAAVRAGVDVIRLPKTDTPDDIYELEGHLARIERECGREVGSTRVMAAIESAIGVINAVAIARSSPRLIGIALAAFDYVMDMQTERGDGTELFYARCAVLHAARAAGIDAFDVVWSDVNDEAGFLREVDLIRKMGFNGKSLINPRQIDLLHNAYAPTQEEVEHAKRVIEAAEEGERNGLGVVSLNGKMVDAPIINHAQVVLERAAASGVRR from the coding sequence ATGAGCAAACTCCGCCGCAGTATGCTGTTCCTGCCGGGCGCCAACGCCGCCATGCTTTCCACCGCCTTTATCTATCGGCCTGATTCCATCATGTTTGACCTGGAAGACGCCGTTGCCCTGCGCGAGAAAGACACCGCGCGCATGCTGGTGTTCCACGCGCTACAGCACCCGATGTATCAGGATATCGAAACCGTGGTGCGCATTAACCCGCTGAGCACGCCGTTTGGCCTGCTGGATCTGGAAGCCGCCGTGCGGGCGGGCGTGGACGTGATTCGCCTGCCGAAAACCGATACCCCGGACGATATCTACGAGCTGGAGGGTCACCTGGCGCGTATTGAACGCGAGTGCGGCCGCGAGGTCGGCTCTACCCGCGTCATGGCGGCGATTGAATCGGCCATTGGCGTGATAAATGCCGTGGCGATTGCCCGCAGCTCCCCGCGCCTCATCGGCATCGCGCTGGCCGCCTTTGATTATGTGATGGATATGCAGACCGAGCGCGGCGACGGCACCGAGCTGTTCTACGCCCGCTGCGCCGTATTGCACGCCGCCCGCGCGGCGGGCATCGACGCCTTCGACGTGGTGTGGTCAGACGTTAACGACGAGGCCGGGTTCCTGCGCGAGGTCGATCTGATCCGCAAGATGGGCTTTAACGGCAAATCGCTGATTAACCCGCGCCAGATTGACCTGCTGCATAACGCTTACGCCCCGACGCAGGAAGAGGTGGAACACGCGAAGCGAGTGATTGAGGCGGCAGAAGAGGGCGAGCGTAACGGCCTGGGCGTGGTGTCGCTCAACGGCAAAATGGTGGATGCACCGATTATTAACCACGCGCAGGTGGTGCTGGAGCGCGCGGCGGCCTCCGGCGTGCGTCGGTAA
- the citD gene encoding citrate lyase acyl carrier protein: MNIVREARAGTQESSDLMVKIAPAHGELEIVIHSEVIKQFGEQIRQVVNDTLRAMNVHQGLIIIEDKGALDCVIRARLQSALMRAADDQTINWGALK, translated from the coding sequence ATGAATATTGTAAGGGAGGCGCGGGCCGGCACGCAGGAGTCCAGCGACCTGATGGTGAAAATCGCTCCCGCTCACGGCGAGCTGGAGATAGTCATCCACAGTGAAGTGATTAAGCAGTTTGGCGAGCAGATTCGCCAGGTGGTCAACGACACATTGCGCGCCATGAACGTGCACCAGGGACTCATCATTATTGAAGATAAAGGGGCGCTGGACTGTGTTATTCGCGCCCGCCTGCAAAGCGCGCTGATGCGTGCCGCCGATGATCAAACCATCAACTGGGGGGCGCTGAAATGA
- the citC gene encoding [citrate (pro-3S)-lyase] ligase — MNSQPIDFRHTLVAKHPERLSQIRYLLADSGLGLDNDITLFVEAWSGSQLVGCAGLAANVIKCVAVNEQLRGENLSARLLAEVENAALERGHFHLFLCTRPCNRERFARSGFWPIAQSGNNAVLMENTPQGIERYCRSLRAKRKSGENIGAIVMNANPFTLGHRHLVEQAAQQCDALHLFVVREDASFFPFSARIEMVRAGVAHLPNVVVHEGSQYIISRATFPAYFLKETGKVQQAWSEIDVLIFRDFIAPALGITHRFIGSEPFCDITRQYNQTLHDLLASHIEVVEMPRIKATGNAISASEVRHLLKTQQFSRIREIVPDSTFAHLETHYRASAEVA; from the coding sequence ATGAACAGTCAACCCATCGATTTTCGCCACACTCTGGTGGCGAAGCATCCGGAACGCTTAAGCCAGATCCGCTACCTGCTGGCAGACAGCGGCCTGGGCCTGGACAACGACATCACACTGTTTGTCGAAGCCTGGTCCGGCTCGCAGCTGGTGGGTTGCGCAGGGCTTGCCGCCAACGTCATCAAATGCGTGGCGGTCAACGAGCAGCTTCGCGGCGAGAACCTCAGCGCGCGGCTGCTGGCTGAGGTGGAAAATGCGGCGCTGGAGCGCGGCCATTTTCACCTCTTCCTCTGCACCCGTCCGTGCAACCGGGAGCGCTTTGCCCGCAGTGGCTTCTGGCCGATTGCCCAGAGCGGAAACAACGCGGTGCTGATGGAGAACACCCCGCAGGGGATCGAACGCTACTGCCGTTCCCTGCGCGCGAAGCGCAAAAGCGGGGAGAACATTGGCGCGATAGTGATGAACGCCAATCCCTTCACCCTCGGCCATCGCCATCTGGTGGAGCAGGCGGCGCAGCAGTGCGATGCGCTGCATCTCTTCGTAGTGCGTGAAGATGCGTCGTTCTTCCCGTTTAGCGCGCGCATTGAGATGGTGCGGGCGGGCGTGGCGCATCTGCCGAACGTGGTGGTGCATGAAGGCTCGCAGTACATCATCTCCCGCGCCACTTTCCCGGCCTACTTCCTGAAGGAGACCGGCAAAGTGCAGCAGGCGTGGAGTGAAATCGACGTGCTGATTTTCCGGGACTTTATTGCCCCGGCGCTGGGCATCACCCACCGCTTCATCGGCTCGGAGCCCTTTTGCGATATCACCCGGCAGTACAACCAGACGCTGCACGACCTGCTGGCCTCGCATATTGAGGTGGTGGAAATGCCGCGCATCAAGGCCACCGGCAACGCCATTTCCGCGTCCGAAGTGCGCCATTTACTCAAGACACAGCAGTTTTCCCGGATCCGGGAGATTGTCCCGGACTCCACCTTCGCGCATCTCGAAACGCATTACCGTGCGAGTGCCGAAGTCGCATAA
- a CDS encoding fumarylacetoacetate hydrolase family protein, which yields MKLASFLYQGKRSYGIVQADGVIDLGRRLGDRYSDLKALLQGNGLAQATRYLNDAVDVPMSAITFLPVIEQPEKILCVGMNYADKRKEFDQHNPAPTLFVRFPDSQTGHNEPVLKPRHSSEFDYEGELAVIIGKGGENISRDDALRHVAGYSCYMDGSARDWQHTWFTAGKNWRQTGAFGPWMATADEIPDPHQLAIRTWLNGRMVQEDNTSSMIHKVAELIEYISTFTRLSPGDVIITGSPGGVGKKRNPPLFMKEGDRIEVEIEHIGHLSNVIVEAPAVGLAAAH from the coding sequence ATGAAACTCGCAAGCTTTTTATACCAGGGAAAACGCAGCTACGGCATCGTCCAGGCCGACGGCGTGATTGATTTAGGCCGCCGTCTCGGCGACCGCTACAGCGACCTCAAGGCGCTGCTGCAGGGCAACGGGCTGGCGCAGGCCACCCGCTACCTGAACGACGCGGTGGACGTGCCGATGAGCGCTATCACCTTCTTACCGGTGATTGAGCAGCCGGAAAAAATTCTCTGCGTGGGCATGAACTACGCCGACAAGCGCAAGGAGTTTGACCAGCATAACCCGGCCCCGACGCTGTTTGTCCGCTTCCCGGATTCACAGACCGGCCATAACGAACCGGTGCTGAAGCCGCGCCACTCCAGTGAATTCGACTACGAAGGCGAGCTGGCGGTGATCATCGGCAAAGGTGGGGAGAACATCAGCCGCGACGACGCGCTGCGCCACGTGGCGGGCTACAGCTGCTACATGGACGGCTCCGCCCGTGACTGGCAGCACACCTGGTTTACAGCCGGAAAAAACTGGCGTCAGACCGGCGCGTTTGGCCCCTGGATGGCGACGGCGGATGAGATCCCGGATCCGCACCAGCTGGCAATCCGCACCTGGCTGAACGGCCGCATGGTGCAGGAAGACAACACCAGCAGCATGATCCACAAGGTTGCGGAGCTGATCGAGTACATCAGCACCTTCACCCGCCTCAGCCCGGGCGATGTGATCATCACCGGATCCCCGGGCGGGGTGGGGAAAAAGCGTAACCCGCCGCTGTTTATGAAAGAGGGCGATCGCATTGAGGTGGAGATCGAGCATATCGGTCATCTGAGCAACGTGATCGTGGAAGCGCCCGCCGTCGGGCTTGCGGCAGCACACTGA